In one Modestobacter sp. L9-4 genomic region, the following are encoded:
- a CDS encoding sugar ABC transporter ATP-binding protein: MDPTAPLLTMHGIVKQFPGVRALDGVDLDVRPGEVHCLLGQNGAGKSTLIKVLAGAHQPDQGQITWDGAPVTLGDPQAAMSLGIATIYQELDLVAGLTVADNVFLGRERSHLGITRPAEANRAAAALLTRLGHPEIRPTDEVGSLSAASQQMVSMARALSQDARLIVMDEPSAVLDSEEVDHLFAVIRDLTASGVAVVYISHRLEEIREVGDRITVLKDGRTVATGLPAAGTSTREVITLMTGRSIEYVFPPRRELPDPTVAPLLEVEHLGLAGSFDGVSFTVRPGEVLGLAGLVGSGRSEILETVYGARRATAGTVQVGGRRLRPGDVAAAVGAGMGLAPEERKSQGLLLGEPIYRNITLSSLRRFARGGFLSGGAEKQAARDQAESLDLRPVDVEREVRVLSGGNQQKVVLARWLLRDCRVLLLDEPTRGVDVGARSEIYALIRALADRGVAVVMVSSEIPEVLGLADHVLVVADGAVVASAPADALDEHRVLDLVMQGAGQHRTEPTAGAAREGDAA; encoded by the coding sequence GTGGACCCGACAGCACCACTGCTGACGATGCACGGCATCGTCAAGCAGTTCCCGGGCGTCCGCGCCCTCGACGGCGTGGACCTCGACGTCCGCCCCGGTGAGGTGCACTGCCTGCTCGGCCAGAACGGCGCCGGCAAGTCGACGCTGATCAAGGTCCTGGCCGGCGCGCACCAGCCCGACCAGGGCCAGATCACCTGGGACGGCGCCCCGGTCACCCTCGGCGACCCCCAGGCGGCCATGTCGCTGGGCATCGCGACCATCTACCAGGAGCTGGACCTGGTCGCCGGGCTCACCGTCGCCGACAACGTCTTCCTCGGCCGCGAGCGCTCCCACCTGGGGATCACCCGCCCGGCCGAGGCCAACCGCGCCGCCGCCGCGCTGCTCACCCGGCTCGGGCACCCCGAGATCCGGCCCACCGACGAGGTCGGGTCGCTGTCGGCCGCGTCGCAGCAGATGGTCAGCATGGCCCGCGCGCTGTCCCAGGACGCCCGGCTGATCGTCATGGACGAGCCCTCCGCGGTCCTGGACAGCGAGGAGGTCGACCACCTCTTCGCCGTCATCCGCGACCTCACCGCCAGCGGCGTCGCCGTCGTCTACATCTCCCACCGGCTGGAGGAGATCCGTGAGGTCGGTGACCGGATCACCGTGCTCAAGGACGGCCGCACCGTCGCCACCGGGCTGCCGGCGGCCGGCACCTCCACCCGCGAGGTGATCACGCTGATGACCGGCCGCTCGATCGAGTACGTCTTCCCGCCCCGCCGCGAGCTGCCCGACCCGACGGTCGCCCCGCTGCTGGAGGTCGAGCACCTCGGGCTGGCCGGCAGCTTCGACGGGGTGTCCTTCACCGTCCGGCCCGGGGAGGTCCTCGGCCTGGCCGGGCTCGTCGGCTCGGGCCGCTCGGAGATCCTGGAGACCGTCTACGGCGCCCGCCGCGCGACCGCCGGCACCGTCCAGGTGGGCGGTCGCCGGCTGCGGCCCGGTGACGTGGCGGCCGCCGTCGGCGCCGGGATGGGACTGGCGCCGGAGGAGCGCAAGAGCCAGGGGCTCCTGCTCGGCGAGCCGATCTACCGCAACATCACGCTCTCCTCGCTGCGGCGCTTCGCCCGCGGCGGCTTCCTCTCCGGTGGGGCGGAGAAGCAGGCGGCGCGGGACCAGGCCGAGTCCCTGGACCTGCGCCCGGTCGACGTCGAGCGCGAGGTGCGCGTGCTGTCCGGGGGCAACCAGCAGAAGGTCGTGCTCGCCCGCTGGCTGCTGCGCGACTGCCGGGTGCTGCTGCTGGACGAGCCGACCCGGGGCGTCGACGTGGGCGCCCGGTCGGAGATCTACGCGCTCATCCGGGCGCTCGCCGACCGAGGGGTCGCCGTCGTCATGGTCTCCAGCGAGATCCCCGAGGTGCTGGGGCTGGCCGACCACGTGCTGGTGGTGGCCGACGGCGCGGTCGTGGCCAGCGCCCCGGCCGACGCGCTCGACGAGCACCGGGTGCTCGACCTCGTGATGCAAGGAGCAGGGCAGCACAGGACGGAGCCCACGGCGGGCGCCGCACGAGAAGGGGACGCGGCATGA
- a CDS encoding ROK family protein: protein MAHPSASASALLRHVRTGRARSRAELVALTGASRNTVTARVDQLIAANLLAEGGRGGSTGGRPPTLLEFNGGAGCVLAVDLGVTSVDVAVTDLSAQVLATVGHPIDIADGPEAVLAEVDRLAQQVLTEARLTPADVCAVGIGVPGPVEFSTGRPVHPPIMPGWHDFPIPTAFARYDCPVYADNDVNVMALGEMGIAGSDEDVLVVKVGTGIGCGIIVDGQVYRGAQGSAGDIGHISVPPPNGHPVVCRCGNENCLEAIAGGGALLRAAVAAGLPVTTTRELLELARHGDGPTLELVRDAGRTIGTVLAALVNFFNPHRIVMTGGVAQAGAPLLAGIREAVYGRSLPLAARALEITVSDAPALSGRLGAALMAIEGYLDEDAVSSSRADDPGRRTAR from the coding sequence GTGGCGCACCCCTCTGCCTCTGCGAGCGCGCTGCTGCGTCACGTGCGCACCGGCCGGGCCCGCAGCCGGGCGGAGCTGGTGGCCCTCACCGGCGCCTCGCGCAACACCGTCACCGCCCGGGTCGACCAGCTCATCGCGGCGAACCTGCTGGCCGAGGGCGGGCGCGGGGGCAGCACCGGCGGCCGCCCGCCGACGCTGCTGGAGTTCAACGGCGGGGCCGGCTGCGTGCTGGCCGTCGACCTGGGCGTCACCAGCGTCGACGTCGCGGTGACCGACCTGTCGGCGCAGGTGCTGGCCACCGTGGGCCACCCGATCGACATCGCCGACGGGCCGGAGGCGGTGCTGGCCGAGGTCGACCGGCTCGCCCAGCAGGTGCTCACCGAGGCCAGGCTCACCCCGGCCGACGTGTGCGCGGTGGGCATCGGCGTGCCCGGGCCGGTGGAGTTCTCCACCGGCCGCCCGGTGCACCCGCCGATCATGCCCGGCTGGCACGACTTCCCGATCCCCACCGCCTTCGCCCGCTACGACTGCCCGGTCTACGCCGACAACGACGTCAACGTCATGGCGCTGGGCGAGATGGGCATCGCCGGCTCCGACGAGGACGTGCTGGTCGTCAAGGTCGGCACCGGCATCGGCTGCGGGATCATCGTCGACGGCCAGGTCTACCGCGGGGCCCAGGGCAGTGCCGGCGACATCGGGCACATCTCGGTGCCGCCCCCGAACGGGCACCCGGTCGTCTGCCGCTGCGGCAACGAGAACTGCCTGGAGGCCATCGCCGGCGGCGGGGCGCTGCTGCGCGCGGCCGTCGCCGCCGGGCTGCCGGTGACCACCACCCGTGAGCTGCTGGAGCTGGCGCGGCACGGTGACGGCCCGACGCTGGAGCTGGTGCGCGACGCCGGCCGCACCATCGGCACGGTGCTGGCCGCGCTGGTCAACTTCTTCAACCCGCACCGGATCGTGATGACCGGTGGTGTCGCCCAGGCCGGTGCCCCGCTGCTGGCCGGCATCCGCGAGGCCGTCTACGGACGGTCGCTGCCGCTGGCGGCCCGGGCGCTGGAGATCACCGTGAGCGACGCCCCGGCGCTGTCCGGCCGGCTGGGTGCCGCGCTGATGGCCATCGAGGGCTACCTCGACGAGGACGCCGTGAGCTCCTCCCGCGCCGACGACCCGGGCCGGCGCACCGCCCGCTGA
- the ftsH gene encoding ATP-dependent zinc metalloprotease FtsH, whose translation MTVNARSGLPKDRPAAPAPPPPPGWRRWLVPVGVLITLVLLFLPGMGRGPAQVDYGDLAQQVAAKQVDTLRLTADGTITGTYASSFDGGEDFVSHYPTGLQGVDDTFLSQVRDPSVVPHFQATGATGSWLGTLLALLPFLLFLGFFLYIGRAARKGMAGGLGGIPGVGRSKAKVIDAVRPDTTFADVAGYEGVKRDVTEVVDFLRHAEKYAAAGAVAPRGVLMAGPPGTGKTLLARAVAGEAEVPFFSMTGSGFVEMFVGVGAARVRDLFAEARKRAPAIIFIDEIDAIGQRRGSGMASNDEREQTLNQLLAEMDGFDPATGIVVMAATNRPETLDAALLRPGRFDRQVTVPLPTQPERRAILAVHAAGKHLAADVDLDTAARATPGFSGADLANLMNEAAIVAVRDDRTQLTAADLSQARDRIILGQRQGANFLLESEKRNVAVHESGHALVAALSPAADPVDRVTILPSGMALGVTEQMPEEERHLYSEEQMLASLAVRLGGRGAELVVFGEGSTGASNDLASATGLATRMVREFGLSPALGPVGYSSDSPQYLGGEQVTSRAYSEETQRVIDTEVARLVREAETTAVELLRSHRPALEALTRQLLEHETVTGAVVHAIAAGSTADGATRAPVSA comes from the coding sequence GTGACCGTCAACGCCCGCTCCGGGCTCCCCAAGGACCGTCCCGCCGCGCCGGCCCCGCCGCCGCCGCCGGGCTGGCGCCGCTGGCTGGTGCCGGTCGGTGTGCTGATCACGCTCGTGCTGCTGTTCCTGCCCGGCATGGGCCGCGGACCGGCCCAGGTCGACTACGGCGACCTGGCCCAGCAGGTGGCCGCCAAGCAGGTCGACACCCTGCGGCTGACCGCCGACGGCACGATCACCGGCACGTACGCGTCCTCCTTCGACGGCGGCGAGGACTTCGTCTCGCACTACCCGACCGGGCTGCAGGGCGTCGACGACACCTTCCTGTCCCAGGTGCGCGACCCCTCCGTCGTCCCGCACTTCCAGGCGACCGGGGCGACCGGGTCGTGGCTGGGCACGCTGCTGGCGCTGCTGCCCTTCCTGCTGTTCCTCGGCTTCTTCCTCTACATCGGCCGCGCCGCCCGCAAGGGCATGGCCGGCGGCCTGGGTGGCATCCCGGGCGTGGGCCGGTCGAAGGCGAAGGTCATCGACGCCGTCCGACCGGACACCACGTTCGCCGACGTCGCCGGCTACGAGGGCGTCAAGCGCGACGTGACCGAGGTCGTGGACTTCCTGCGGCACGCGGAGAAGTACGCCGCGGCCGGTGCGGTCGCCCCGCGCGGGGTGCTGATGGCCGGCCCGCCCGGCACCGGCAAGACGTTGCTGGCCCGTGCGGTGGCCGGGGAGGCCGAGGTGCCGTTCTTCTCCATGACCGGCTCGGGCTTCGTGGAGATGTTCGTCGGCGTGGGTGCTGCCCGGGTGCGCGACCTGTTCGCCGAGGCCCGCAAGCGGGCGCCCGCGATCATCTTCATCGACGAGATCGACGCGATCGGCCAGCGCCGCGGCTCGGGCATGGCCAGCAACGACGAGCGCGAGCAGACGCTCAACCAGCTGCTGGCCGAGATGGACGGCTTCGACCCGGCCACCGGCATCGTGGTGATGGCCGCGACCAACCGGCCCGAGACGCTGGACGCCGCACTCCTGCGCCCGGGCCGGTTCGACCGGCAGGTGACCGTGCCGCTGCCCACCCAGCCCGAGCGCCGGGCGATCCTGGCCGTGCACGCCGCGGGCAAGCACCTGGCCGCCGACGTCGACCTCGACACCGCCGCGCGGGCCACCCCGGGCTTCTCCGGTGCCGACCTGGCGAACCTGATGAACGAGGCGGCGATCGTCGCCGTGCGCGACGACCGCACCCAGCTCACCGCCGCCGATCTCTCCCAGGCCCGCGACCGGATCATCCTGGGCCAGCGGCAGGGGGCCAACTTCCTGCTCGAGTCCGAGAAGCGCAACGTCGCCGTCCACGAGTCCGGGCACGCCCTGGTCGCCGCGCTGTCCCCCGCCGCCGACCCCGTCGACCGGGTGACCATCCTGCCCAGCGGCATGGCGCTCGGGGTGACCGAGCAGATGCCCGAGGAGGAGCGGCACCTGTACTCCGAGGAGCAGATGCTGGCCAGCCTGGCGGTGCGCCTGGGCGGGCGGGGCGCCGAGCTGGTCGTGTTCGGCGAGGGCTCGACCGGCGCCTCCAACGACCTGGCCAGCGCGACCGGCCTGGCCACCCGGATGGTGCGGGAGTTCGGCCTGTCCCCCGCGCTCGGCCCGGTCGGCTACTCCAGCGACTCCCCGCAGTACCTGGGCGGTGAGCAGGTCACGTCCCGCGCCTACAGCGAGGAGACCCAGCGGGTCATCGACACCGAGGTCGCCCGGCTGGTGCGCGAGGCGGAGACCACCGCCGTCGAGCTGCTGCGCAGCCACCGGCCGGCGCTGGAGGCCCTGACCCGCCAGCTGCTGGAGCACGAGACGGTCACCGGGGCCGTCGTCCACGCCATCGCCGCCGGCTCCACCGCCGACGGCGCCACGCGGGCACCCGTCTCGGCATGA
- a CDS encoding GntR family transcriptional regulator: MTGPRALDVGIDPGSTTPPYEQIRAQVAALVHRGTLVHGDRLPSVRALATELGVAAGTVARAYTELETDGLVAGQGRAGTLVTGVPGDAATLQLQAAANRLVAAARADGLDDAAVRAAVETALGGTPTA; the protein is encoded by the coding sequence ATGACGGGCCCACGGGCGCTGGACGTCGGGATCGACCCGGGCAGCACGACGCCGCCGTACGAGCAGATCCGGGCCCAGGTGGCGGCGCTGGTGCACCGCGGGACGCTGGTGCACGGCGACCGGCTGCCGAGCGTGCGGGCGCTGGCCACCGAGCTGGGGGTGGCCGCCGGCACCGTCGCCCGCGCCTACACCGAGCTGGAGACCGACGGGCTGGTGGCGGGCCAGGGCCGGGCCGGCACCCTGGTCACCGGCGTGCCCGGCGACGCCGCGACGCTGCAGCTCCAGGCCGCGGCGAACCGGCTCGTCGCGGCCGCCCGCGCCGATGGCCTCGACGACGCAGCGGTGCGGGCCGCCGTGGAGACCGCACTCGGCGGCACCCCCACGGCCTGA
- the msrA gene encoding peptide-methionine (S)-S-oxide reductase MsrA yields MTTETAILAGGCFWGAQELLRKRPGVLTTRVGYSGGDTPNATYRNHGDHAEAVEVVFDPAVISYREVLEFFFQIHDPSTKDRQGNDLGRSYRSAIYFTSEEQQRVALDTIADVDASGIWPGKVVTEVEPAGAFWEAEPEHQDYLQKIPFGYTCHFVRPDWVLPRREAQTTV; encoded by the coding sequence GTGACCACTGAGACCGCGATCCTCGCCGGCGGTTGCTTCTGGGGTGCCCAGGAGCTGCTGCGCAAGCGCCCGGGGGTGCTGACCACCCGCGTCGGCTACTCCGGCGGCGACACCCCCAACGCGACCTACCGCAACCACGGCGACCACGCCGAGGCCGTGGAGGTCGTCTTCGACCCCGCCGTGATCTCCTACCGCGAGGTCCTGGAGTTCTTCTTCCAGATCCACGACCCGTCGACCAAGGACCGCCAGGGCAACGACCTCGGTCGCAGCTACCGCTCGGCGATCTACTTCACGAGCGAGGAGCAGCAGCGCGTCGCCCTCGACACCATCGCCGACGTCGACGCCTCGGGCATCTGGCCGGGCAAGGTCGTCACCGAGGTCGAGCCGGCCGGCGCGTTCTGGGAGGCCGAGCCCGAACACCAGGACTACCTGCAGAAGATCCCCTTCGGCTACACGTGCCACTTCGTGCGGCCGGACTGGGTGCTCCCCCGCCGCGAGGCGCAGACCACCGTCTGA
- a CDS encoding NAD(P)/FAD-dependent oxidoreductase yields MTATSVDVIVIGAGPVGENVADRAVQGGLSVTIVERELVGGECSYWACMPTKALLRDVAALRAARQVPGAAAAVTGELDVAAVLARRDRFAAHWHDDGQVDWLDSAGIDLVRGHGRLTGPRTVAVTAPDGAVHTLTARHAVVITTGSTAAVPPIPGLSEARAWTSREAVAASDVPERLAVIGGGVVGSEMATVYSALGAAVTLIARDGVLPNVEPFAADHVVASLRAAGVDVRVGAEPTRVSRDGEGPVVITLADGGTVVADELLVATGRRPNTADLGLDSVGLTPGDWLAVDEGLRVVGGDAGTGTWLYAAGDVNRRALLTHQGKYQARALGDAIAARAAGLPVDLTPWGRHAVTADERAVPQVVFTDPEVAAVGLTVRAAREAGRQVRTVEYDLGAVAGAALHADGYAGRASLLIDEQAGTVVGFTAVGPDVTELVHAATIAIAGEVPLERLWHAVPAYPTVSEVWLRLLETAGRPQPGPARQPTTTLVDA; encoded by the coding sequence ATGACCGCCACCAGCGTCGACGTCATCGTGATCGGGGCCGGTCCGGTGGGGGAGAACGTGGCGGACCGAGCCGTGCAGGGCGGGCTCAGCGTGACGATCGTCGAGCGCGAACTGGTCGGTGGCGAGTGCTCCTACTGGGCGTGCATGCCCACCAAGGCGCTCCTGCGGGACGTCGCTGCACTGCGCGCCGCCCGGCAGGTGCCCGGCGCCGCCGCCGCGGTCACCGGCGAGCTGGACGTGGCCGCCGTGCTGGCCCGCAGGGACCGCTTCGCCGCGCACTGGCACGACGACGGCCAGGTCGACTGGCTCGACTCCGCCGGGATCGACCTGGTCCGCGGGCACGGGCGCCTCACCGGGCCCCGCACGGTCGCGGTCACCGCCCCGGACGGCGCGGTCCACACCCTGACCGCCCGGCACGCGGTGGTGATCACCACCGGCAGCACCGCGGCCGTGCCGCCGATCCCGGGGTTGTCCGAGGCGCGGGCGTGGACCAGCCGCGAGGCCGTCGCTGCCAGCGACGTCCCGGAGCGGCTGGCGGTCATCGGGGGTGGGGTCGTCGGGAGTGAGATGGCCACCGTCTACAGCGCCCTCGGTGCGGCTGTCACCCTCATCGCCCGGGACGGGGTGCTGCCGAACGTGGAACCGTTCGCCGCCGACCACGTCGTGGCGTCCCTGCGTGCCGCGGGTGTCGACGTCCGGGTCGGCGCAGAGCCGACCCGGGTCAGCCGCGACGGTGAGGGCCCCGTGGTCATCACGCTGGCCGACGGCGGCACCGTCGTCGCCGACGAGTTGCTCGTCGCGACCGGACGCCGGCCCAACACCGCCGACCTCGGCCTGGACTCGGTCGGCCTGACGCCCGGGGACTGGCTCGCCGTCGACGAGGGCCTGCGGGTCGTCGGCGGTGACGCCGGGACCGGGACGTGGCTGTACGCGGCCGGCGACGTGAACCGGCGCGCGCTGCTCACCCACCAGGGCAAGTACCAGGCCCGTGCCCTGGGTGACGCCATCGCCGCCCGGGCCGCCGGCCTGCCCGTCGACCTCACCCCGTGGGGCCGTCACGCCGTCACCGCCGACGAGCGGGCCGTGCCGCAGGTGGTCTTCACCGACCCCGAGGTCGCCGCCGTCGGCCTCACCGTCCGGGCGGCCCGGGAGGCCGGGCGTCAGGTGCGCACGGTCGAGTACGACCTCGGTGCCGTGGCCGGCGCGGCGCTGCACGCCGACGGGTACGCAGGGCGGGCGAGTCTGCTCATCGACGAGCAGGCGGGCACCGTCGTCGGGTTCACCGCCGTCGGCCCGGACGTCACGGAGCTCGTCCACGCCGCCACCATCGCCATCGCCGGAGAGGTGCCCCTCGAGCGACTCTGGCACGCCGTGCCCGCCTACCCGACGGTCAGCGAGGTCTGGCTCCGCCTGCTGGAGACCGCGGGCAGGCCGCAGCCGGGCCCCGCGCGGCAGCCCACCACCACACTCGTCGACGCCTAG
- a CDS encoding TetR/AcrR family transcriptional regulator, with product MTSPVRDRLLEAASELFYAQGLRAVSVDKVIDRAATTKVTFYRHFKSKDDLVVGYLERTAARERAGIGAAVDAGAGDVDAALRSISELLGGMACSPGFRGCAFINAAAEYPDADSPVRRVVDAHRHWYRETFARLVAPLTPADPAAVADDLLLLRDGAMVAGYLDHSPTVAGSFLRSSRAVVGLDTPPAG from the coding sequence GTGACCAGCCCCGTCCGCGACCGTCTGCTCGAGGCGGCGAGCGAGCTGTTCTACGCACAGGGGCTGCGCGCCGTGAGCGTGGACAAGGTCATCGACCGCGCCGCCACGACGAAGGTCACCTTCTACCGGCACTTCAAGAGCAAGGACGACCTGGTCGTCGGCTACCTGGAGCGCACCGCTGCCCGCGAGCGCGCGGGCATCGGGGCGGCCGTCGACGCGGGCGCCGGCGACGTCGACGCCGCACTGCGGTCGATCTCCGAGCTGCTCGGTGGGATGGCCTGCAGCCCGGGCTTCCGGGGGTGTGCGTTCATCAACGCCGCCGCCGAGTACCCCGACGCCGACAGCCCGGTCCGCCGGGTCGTCGACGCCCACCGCCACTGGTACCGCGAGACGTTCGCGCGCCTGGTCGCCCCGTTGACCCCGGCGGACCCCGCGGCCGTGGCCGACGACCTGCTCCTGCTCCGCGACGGCGCCATGGTCGCGGGCTACCTCGACCACTCCCCCACCGTCGCCGGCTCGTTCCTCCGGAGCAGCCGCGCGGTCGTCGGCCTGGACACCCCGCCGGCCGGCTGA
- a CDS encoding MarR family winged helix-turn-helix transcriptional regulator, which produces MSDVPLDDGAIASRVVAAVFELAAQLRAAVTQGLQDLDLTDPLADALWALDPDAAPVSRRVVAERLHCDPSNVTFLADRLAERGLVTRVEDPADRRVRALALTDAGREARERVHAILRDGLRAAGLDEAGQRALLALLGPGGRAAD; this is translated from the coding sequence ATGTCCGACGTCCCGCTCGACGACGGGGCCATCGCCAGCCGGGTCGTGGCCGCGGTCTTCGAGCTGGCTGCGCAGCTGCGCGCCGCCGTGACCCAGGGGCTGCAGGACCTCGACCTCACCGACCCGCTGGCCGACGCGCTGTGGGCGCTGGACCCGGACGCGGCGCCGGTGTCCCGCCGGGTGGTGGCCGAGCGGCTGCACTGCGACCCGTCGAACGTGACCTTCCTGGCCGACCGGCTCGCCGAGCGCGGCCTGGTGACCCGGGTCGAGGACCCGGCCGACCGGCGGGTGCGGGCCCTGGCGCTCACCGACGCCGGCCGCGAGGCACGCGAACGGGTGCACGCGATCCTGCGGGACGGCCTGCGCGCCGCCGGCCTCGACGAGGCGGGGCAGCGGGCGTTGCTGGCGCTCCTCGGCCCGGGTGGGCGCGCCGCGGACTGA
- a CDS encoding PHB depolymerase family esterase: MKTSPVVTVTVDEQHLDLDGRRRTHRVVRPADPAPDAVLVLALHGSNQDGAKLRRSSGGTFDALAADHGAVVVYPDAHGGLWNDARRSIPGRARAEGVDDVGFLTAVLDQVADRYGLADRRAVVAGYSNGGQMALRLLFQTSGRLRGVVLFGAALPTPDDLVVEDRGDRVPITVVQGTKDPIVPFAGGTVSLFGFRPRGTVLPAPESARRLARRNGADDEPVTSELPGRTARTTVSVTRYGGAAPVTLYTVEGGGHVVPNRTTRAIPLLGRTTRTVDGGELVWELVEGAH; this comes from the coding sequence GTGAAGACTTCACCCGTTGTGACCGTGACCGTCGACGAGCAGCACCTGGACCTCGACGGGCGGCGCCGCACCCACCGCGTCGTCCGGCCGGCGGACCCAGCTCCGGACGCCGTCCTCGTGCTCGCGCTGCACGGCTCCAACCAGGACGGCGCGAAGCTGCGCCGGTCCAGCGGCGGCACGTTCGACGCGCTCGCCGCCGACCACGGTGCGGTCGTCGTCTACCCCGACGCCCACGGCGGGCTGTGGAACGACGCCCGGCGCAGCATCCCCGGCCGGGCCCGGGCCGAGGGCGTCGACGACGTCGGCTTCCTCACCGCCGTCCTGGACCAGGTCGCCGACCGGTACGGGCTGGCCGACCGGCGCGCGGTCGTCGCCGGGTACTCCAACGGCGGTCAGATGGCGCTGCGGCTGCTGTTCCAGACCAGCGGCCGGCTGCGCGGCGTCGTCCTCTTCGGCGCCGCGCTGCCCACCCCGGACGACCTGGTGGTCGAGGACCGGGGCGACCGGGTGCCGATCACCGTCGTCCAGGGGACGAAGGACCCGATCGTGCCGTTCGCCGGTGGCACGGTGAGCCTGTTCGGCTTCCGCCCCCGCGGCACCGTGCTGCCCGCGCCGGAGTCCGCCCGCCGCCTCGCCCGGCGCAACGGCGCGGACGACGAGCCGGTGACCTCCGAGCTCCCGGGGCGCACCGCGCGGACGACGGTCAGCGTGACGCGGTACGGAGGCGCGGCGCCGGTGACGCTCTACACCGTCGAGGGCGGCGGGCACGTCGTCCCGAACCGCACCACGCGGGCGATCCCGCTGCTCGGCCGCACGACGCGGACCGTCGACGGCGGCGAGCTGGTCTGGGAACTCGTCGAGGGCGCCCACTGA
- a CDS encoding class I SAM-dependent methyltransferase yields the protein MTAFDPAASFGPDIAARYDDEHRLGDEAETVALLAELCAGRPALEFAVGTGRIALPLAQRTSRVDGIELSPAMAEQLRAKPGSDAISVTLGDMATTRLPDRYGVVYLVFNTIFNIVTQDGQVQCFENARAHLADGGVFVVETAVPTAWTHAASYVRPEQVDPGRVTLDVCSYDPVTQLFRENHVEVSGDGIRFSPIECRLAGTGELDLMARIAGLTLLHRWGGWTREPFTASSVRHVSVYVVAG from the coding sequence ATGACCGCCTTCGACCCCGCCGCCAGCTTCGGACCCGACATCGCGGCCCGCTACGACGACGAGCACCGGCTGGGCGACGAGGCGGAGACGGTCGCGCTGCTCGCCGAGCTGTGCGCCGGACGTCCCGCGCTGGAGTTCGCCGTCGGCACCGGCCGCATCGCGCTGCCGCTTGCCCAGCGGACGTCCCGGGTCGACGGGATCGAGCTGTCGCCGGCGATGGCGGAGCAGTTGCGGGCCAAGCCAGGCTCGGACGCGATCTCGGTCACCCTCGGCGACATGGCGACCACCCGGCTGCCGGACAGGTACGGGGTCGTCTACCTGGTCTTCAACACGATCTTCAACATCGTGACCCAGGACGGGCAGGTGCAGTGCTTCGAGAACGCCCGGGCCCACCTGGCGGACGGCGGGGTGTTCGTGGTCGAGACGGCGGTCCCGACGGCGTGGACGCACGCGGCGAGCTACGTCCGGCCGGAGCAGGTCGACCCCGGACGGGTCACGCTCGACGTCTGCAGCTACGACCCGGTGACCCAGCTGTTCCGGGAGAACCACGTCGAGGTCTCCGGCGACGGCATCCGGTTCAGCCCCATCGAGTGCCGCCTGGCCGGCACCGGTGAACTGGACCTCATGGCCAGGATCGCCGGGCTCACCCTCCTGCACCGGTGGGGCGGCTGGACGAGGGAACCGTTCACCGCGAGCAGCGTCCGGCACGTGAGCGTCTACGTCGTGGCCGGCTGA